The Geobacter metallireducens GS-15 region CATGGTGGGACGGATGTAGAGGGAGGTCCCTTCCGACGAGGGAATCCAGTCGCGCTCCAACGCCACGAGCTTCTCGATGCCGTCAAGGAAAAGCTCCTCCGGCACCTCTGGCATGCAGAGGCGATCGGCTGAGTGGTTGAAACGTCGAGCGTTCATCTCGGGGCGGAAGAGGGTGATGGTGCCGTCGGCCCACTTGTAGGCCTTGAGCCCCTCGAAGATCTCCTGGGCATAGTGAAGAACAGAGCAGGCCGGATCGAGGACGAAGGGGGCATAGGGCTCAATCCGGGCATCGACCCACCCCTGGCCGATTTTCCACTCGACCATAAACATCCGGTCGGTAAAGAGCTTGCCGAAACCGAGCTGGGATTCGTCGGTGTACTTGGGCTTTTTCCGGCCCTCCGGGAGCGGCGCGATTCTGATCTCCATCTGCTGAAACCTCCATTGATTCGGCGCGGAGCGTCGTAATATGAAACTCTTTACGGTTTATCACATGAATACCACAGGGGGCAAGGGGTTTCCCCCGGCAATCCGGACGCTCCCCCGTCCCCGACATCCCTCCCCCTGGCCCGGCAGGCGCTGCTCTGCACAAAAGAAACTAATTACGACAACCCCTTGATTTTTCTTTTTTCCCTTGTTAAGTTATTAGCACTCAGACAAACCGAGTGCTAACCCAGTAACAAACCTTTGCGACAGGAGGACCCGATTCATGACCATGAATCTCCCCGTTGTTGCCGACAGCTTCACCCTCTACCTGGCGGAAATCAGGAAGTTCCCCGTCCTCACCCCCGAGGAGGAACACCTGTACGCCGTAAAGTTCTATGAAGAGAAGGACCTGGAGGCGGCCCACCGCCTCATCACCGCCAACCTCCGATTTGTGGTGAAGGTCGCTGCCGAGTACAAATCCTACGGCATGAAGATGCTCGACCTGATCCAGGAGGGGAACATCGGCCTCATGATGGCGGTCCGCAAATTCGACCCCCACAAGGGGATCCGTCTCATCTCCTACGCGGTCTGGTGGATCAGGGCCTACATCCAGAATTACATCATCTCTGCCTGGAGCCTTCTCAAGATCGGCACCACCCAGGCCCAGAAGAAACTCTTCTTCAAGCTGAACCAGGCCAAGAATGCCATCCGGCGGCTGACCGGGGGTGACGACACGGAAGCCACCGCCCTCTCCCTCCACGTGAAAGAGTCGGAAGTGATCGAAATGGACCAGCGGATGCGGGGCGACTACTCTCTGGACGCTGAACTGGTGGACGGGGAAGGGCTCACCATGCTGGATACCCTTGTGGACGAGCGCCAGAACCAGGAGGAAGCCTTGGCAGAGCAGCAGGAGGCGTCACGCCTCCACGGCCAGGTGACCCAGGCACTGGAACGGCTCAACGAAAAGGAGCGCTACGTAGTCGAGAATCGGGTAACGGCAGACGAACCACTTACCCTCCAGGAGATCGCCGACCATTTCGCAATCTCCCGCGAGCGGGTCCGTCAGATTGAGGAAGGGGCACTGAAAAAGATAAAGGCCTATCTGACGCCAATAACTGTCTAGCCCCCCAAACCATTTTCTCATTGATACATCCAGACCCCGCCTTGACGAGACGGGGTTTTTTTATTATTACTGTCAAGAAATACTCATCACCAACGGGGAGAATACCCACATGTTAACCGCTGAACAATCTGAGCGATACGCCCGGCACCTCATTCTGGAAAACGTTGGCGAGGTGGGGCAGGAACGGCTCCTGGCAGGACGGGTCATGGTGATCGGTGCCGGTGGCCTCGGCTCCCCCGTTGCCCTCTACCTGGCGGCCGCGGGTGTCGGCACCATCGGCATTGCCGATTCAGACAGGGTGGAGCTCTCGAACCTCCAGCGACAGATAGCCCATCACACCGCCGACCTGGGGCGTCCCAAGGTCGTTTCGGCAAGGGAAAAAATGGCCGCCATGAACCCCGACGTAACCGTCATCCCCTTCGAAACGAGGGTCGAGGCATCGAACATCGCAGAAATCATCGCCGACTTCGATTTCGTCATCGACGCCACCGACAATTTCGCCGCAAAGTTCCTCATCAACGACGCCTGCGTCGCCGCCGGCAAGCCTTTCTCCCACGGCGGCATTCTCCGCTTCAACGGGCAGACCATGACCGTCCTGCCGGGGGAATCCCCCTGCTACCGCTGCATCTTTCCCGAACCTCCGGAAAGCGACGAGGTGGCCACCGCCTGTTCACGGGCCGGCGTCATCGGGGTCCTTCCCGGCGTCATCGGCACCATCCAGGCCACCGAAGCGATCAAGTATCTCATGGGCATCGGCGAACTCCTTACGGGGCGCCTTCTCACCTACAGCGCCCTGGCGCTGAAATTCCGCGAAGTTCCCATCAAGAAGAAACTAACGTGCCCCGCCTGCGGTTAGGCCGCAGGCGAAAATACCCCACCGCCCCTCAAAACCTCCGAGCCTGTGGCAAACTGGTACCTACACGGCTTGCTCACCCATCTCGCGGGCATATTTCTAGCGAATTCGGCTAGTTGCCCACGCAAGAAAAACAACACCAAACAAGACATAAATACCGCGATTTTATTTCTTGACAATAACGATAAAATACTCAAAAATCAGATCACACAATTTAACACCAGGAAACTAAAGAGCCCCACGACGGTCCTGGAGCACGGCAATGGTGGTAGACAATACAAAACTCCAGAAACTCCTGACAGACCCTCCCATGCCTGTCACTTCACGGGATCTGCGCCGGGACGGAAACGTATTCCACGTGGGAGGCGAGCTCCCCCCCCGGGAAACCCTGGAAACCCTCTTCGACAGCTACTGCCTTGCCCCCGCCGAACTGTTTCACCTCAGCTTCGGCGCGCCGGACACCTTCTCGAACGGGGAGACCCTGGCGCGCCTCATCAAGAAAAATTTCAACACCCACATCCTGGGAACGATGGATTTCCCGGTGTCACCGGCTCTTCTGGAGCGGGCGTACGCCGCCGGCGTCGACATCATTCATATCCCCTTCACCGCTTTCGAGCGCTCCGACCAAGAGAGCCGTCTTGCCTCGCTCCAGTGCGCCCAGACGGTCTTCCCCCGCTGGGCGGTGGCATCGTCCCTCGTCCTGGGGGAAGCCCCTCTCGAAACTCTCCTTGCGGGAATCGATAATCTCCTCTCCCACGGCATCGTTCCGCTGCTGCAATTCCCCGCACCGGCAAGCCGCTGCGGGATTGAAGAGGCGGCAGCAGCATACGCTCACCTGGCAACGGCGTGGCGGACATCCAAAGCAACCATGGCCCCGCTCCTGCCGCTGATCGCCCTCGCCACCCCCCTCGTTCCGCAGACACAGGGGGGAACCCTGCGGGGCTTCATGAACCGGCTCCGGGACCGGCGGCTCTTGGCTGTCTCTGACCTGCGCCGGGCTCTGCGGGTGCGGCAGGTGGAAGAGTCATTCGAATCGGCGGGGCTCTGATTATGGAACGGGAACTCTTCGACAAACCGCTGAAGATCGACACCAGACCTCTCTGGCTGATCCTCATCGACCGCTCAGCACGCTACCAGGTCTTCGCCGGGCTGATCATCGCCTGCGCTATTCTTTTCAGGCTCACACCTCCGGAGGGGCTTTCAGCGGCAGGGTACCATGCCCTCATCGTCTTCGGAGCAACCATCTTCCTCTGGATATCGGGACTGCTCCCCATCGCCGTGACGGCGCTCTTTTCCATGGCCTTGCTGCCGCTCCTCGGCATCATGGAAGCGAAGAAGACCTATGCCCTCTTTGGCAACGAGGCTGTCTTCTTCATCATCGGCGCCTTTATCCTGGCGGCGGCCATGACCGGCACGGGGCTATCGGCCCGACTCGCCCGCGCCATGCTGGCCCGGTTCGGCAAGACGCCTCGCAGCCTCGCCCTGACGGTATTCCTCCTTTCGGCGATTCTCTCGTTTTGCATGAGCGAGCACGCCGTGGCGGCCATGATGTTCCCTGTGGTAGAGGAGATCGGTACGAGCCTCGGCCTTGAGCGCGGCAGAAGCCGCTACGCCAAGCTCCTTTTCATGTCCATGGCGTGGGGATGCATCATCGGAGGGATCGCCACCTTCCTCGGCGGGGCGCGTGCGCCGCTGGCAGTGGGGATGCTCCGGGAGACGAGCGGCCTCGACTACACTTTCTTCGAGTGGACCGTTGCCGCCATCATGATCGTCGCACCGCTGCTTGTCATCGGCTTTCTCCTGCTCCTCCTCTTCTTTCCCCCCGACATTGCGGGAGTCGACGAGGGGCTTCGCTTCCTGAACCGCAAACGACTCGAAACGGGAAAGATGGGATACGGCGAGATGACCGTTGCCGCAGTGATGGTCGTAACCATCGCCTGCTGGATGGCCTTGGGCAAAGAGCTGGGCCTGGCAAACATCGCAATCCTGGCCATGGTCGCCCTCTTTGTCTTCCGGGTGGTCTCCTGGCAGACAATCGAAGAGTACGTCAACTGGGGAATCATCCTCATGTACGGCGGTTCCATCGCACTGGCCACCGCCCTTGAAAAGACCGGCGCCGCCCTCTGGATTGTCGAGCGGGGGCTCGGGGCCTTCTCACCGTCGCCGCTCATGGTGATTGCCGTCATCTCGCTGGTGTCGATCCTGCTGACCGAGTGCATCAGCCACGCTGCCGTGGTCGCCATCCTCATGCCGATCGGCATGTCCCTGGCAAAAAGCCTCGGCATGGATCTCAAGGTGATGACGCTCGCCATTGCGCTTCCTGCAGGTCTCGCCTACTGCCTCCCCATGGGGACGCCGGCCACGGCCATCGCCTACGCCTCGGGATACCTGCGAAGCAAGGACATCATCATCCCGGGTGCCTTGGTGATGGCCATTTCCTGGCTCCTCTTCATGGCTGCGGCAATCTTCATCTGGCCCCTGATTGGCCTGAACATCTGAACACCCTTTGCCCGGAGCGCTCACGCACTACGGACACGACCCAAAGGATCCAACATGACTGCAACCATTCAGAAAACAATCCCCCAACTTCCCCAGGACGCCACTCCACAGGACATCCTCAGGGCCGGAGTGTCGGCGACCGAGGGTTCTGTCAAGCTCGCCTGCTCCTTCTCTGTGGAGGACGTCATCATCATCGACATGGCAAAGGAACTGGGGTGCCCGATTGGGATATTCGCCCTCGACACGGGGCGCCTCCACGAGGAGACCTACGAGGTGGCAGACGCCATCACGGAGCGCTACCGGATCCCGATAGACTGGTATTTCCCGCGGCACGAGACGGTGGAAAAGCTCGAACGCGACAAGGGGCTTTTCTCTTTCCGTGAATCCCTGGATAACCGCCATGAGTGCTGCCACATCCGCAAGGTGGAGCCACTTGGCCGGGCGCTCAAGGGGCTTGCCGGCTGGATCACCGGGCTCCGCCGCGAACAGAGCGTCACGCGGACCGGCCTCGCTCCCATCGAGAGCGACGAAGCAAACGGCGGCATCCTGAAAATCAACCCGCTCCTGGAGTGGAGTGAGGAACAGGTCTGGGAGTACGCCGAAAAGCGCCGGGTACCGGTGAACCGTCTCCATAAACAGGGATACCCTTCGATCGGCTGCGCTCCCTGCACCCGCCCCGTGGCCCCGGGCGAGCATCCCCGAGCCGGACGATGGTGGTGGGAGAATCCGGAGCATAAAGAGTGCGGGTTGCACCGGCACTGATGGAAGGCACAATCGTCTACGAGGATAACGACATGAGAACCACGCTGACCCACCTGCAGCAGCTCGAAGCAGAAAGCATCCACATCATCCGAGAGGTGGTGGCCGAATTTGCCAACCCGGTGATGCTCTACTCCATCGGCAAGGATTCGGCGGTCATGCTGCACCTGGCACGCAAGGCCTTTTACCCGGCGCCGCCGCCGTTTCCCCTGCTGCACGTGGATACCACCTGGAAGTTCCGCGACATGATCCAATTCCGCGACCGGATGGCGGCCGAATGCGGCTTCGACCTGATCGTCCATGTGAACAAAGAGGGGGTGGAACAGGGGATTTCCCCATTCACCCACGGTTCAGCCCTCTACACCGATATCATGAAGACCGAGGGGTTGAAGCAGGCACTGGACAAGTACCGGTTCGACGCCGCCTTCGGTGGTGCCCGCCGTGACGAAGAAAAATCGCGGGCCAAGGAGAGGATCTTCTCCTTCCGCAGCGCCAACCACCGCTGGGATCCCAAAAACCAGCGCCCGGAACTCTGGAACCTTTACAACACCCGTATCAAGCAGGGGGAAAGCATCCGGGTCTTCCCGCTCTCCAACTGGACCGAGTTGGATGTCTGGCAGTACATCCACCTGGAGAATATCCCGATCGTCCCCCTCTACTATGCTGCGGTGCGGCCGGTGGTGGAGCGCGACGGCATGCTGATCATGGTGGACGACGAACGCCTGGAACTCAAGCCGGGCGAGACCGTGCAGCACAAGTCGGTACGCTTCCGCACCCTCGGCTGCTACCCCCTCACCGGCGCAGTGGAGTCAACGGCTGACACCCTCCCCAAGATCATCCAGGAGATGCTCCTGACCCGCACCTCCGAGCGCCAGGGGCGACTCATCGACCACGACCAAGCGGGCTCAATGGAGAAGAAGAAGCAGGAGGGGTATTTCTAATGGCACATCAATCGGAACTGATCGAAAAGGATATCCTCGCCTATCTCAAAAGCCAGGAGGAGAAATCGCTGCTCCGCTTCATCACCTGCGGCAGCGTTGATGACGGCAAGAGCACCCTCATCGGACGGCTTCTCTGGGACTCCAAGATGATTTTCGAGGACCAGTTGGCTGCTTTGGAAGCCGACAGCAAAAAGGTCGGAACTCAAGGGGGCGCTATCGACTATGCTCTGCTGCTGGACGGACTGCAGGCGGAGCGGGAGCAGGGGATCACCATCGACGTGGCCTACCGCTTCTTCTCCACCGACCGGCGCAAGTTTATCGTCGCCGACACCCCCGGCCATGAGCAGTACACCCGCAATATGGTGACCGGCGCCTCCACCGCCCAAGTGGCAGTAATCCTTGTGGACGCCCGCAAGGGGCTCCTGACCCAGACGCGGCGCCACAGCTACCTGGTCTCCCTCGTGGGAATCCGCCACATTGTCCTCGCCGTGAACAAGATGGACCTCATCGACTTCGACGAACAACGGTTCGCCACGGTCGTGGGCGACTACCAGGAGTTCGCTGCCCCCCTCGGGTTCGCCTCCATCACCGCGATCCCCATTTCGGCACTGAACGGCGACAACGTCATCGAGCCGAGCAACAGCACCCCTTGGTACCAGGGTCCTACCCTCATGAGCTACCTGGAAACCGTGCAGGTCGCCGAAGAGCGCGCGACGGAACCGTTCCGGTTTCCGGTACAGTGGGTGAACCGTCCACACCTCGATTTTCGCGGTTTTTGCGGCACCATTGCCGCAGGCACCGTCCGTCCGGGTGATGAAGTGCGAGTCGCCGCCTCTGGCCTCACCAGCCGTGTGGCGCGGATCGTCACTATGGGCGGCGACCTGCCGGAGGCGGTGGCCGGTCAGGCAGTGACTCTCACCCTCTCTGACGAAATAGATATCAGCCGAGGCGACATGCTGACAGCAACCGATATGCCGCCGCGTCTCTCTCGACACCCAGAGGCCCACATGGTCTGGCTCCATGACACTCCACTAGTGCCGGGGCAGATCTACCTCGTCAAGACTGCCAGCGCCGTGACCCCCGGCCGCGTCACCCGCGTCCAGTATGCGGTTGACGTTAACACTCTTGAACAGAGACAGGTGCCGACGCTGGCACTCAACGGCATCGGCGTGGTTCGGCTGGAACTGGACCGCGCTGTGGCCTTCGACCCCTACCGCCAGAATCGTGAAACAGGTAGTTTTATCCTTATTGACCGGTTCAGCAATGCCACCGTGGCAGCAGGCATGGTAATCGCTGCTGCCCCGCTGGAGTCACCAGATACTCAACCGGCGGAAACCAGTACCAACGAAGGTTCATGCCTCTCCAAGCGATTTATCCTGCAAGACAGTACCGTCATTGGCGCGGATATGGGGGTTGCTGACTTAACACGGGAATGGGGGCCGATTGAGCTCGAGGTCTCCGCGAGTTTCATCGATCATCTCGCCAAAGGGAACCGCGTCCTCTTCCGGCTTCGGGACGTGGGGCAACTGGAACCAGTTGCCCGGATGGCCTACGATCACAACCTTGTCTTTGAGTTCGGCCGGGACCAGGATCGAGTCAACGTGATTCTTTTCAAAAGTTGGCCTGAACCGTGCCCCAAAGATTTCGACGAGCGTGGTGGTCTTTAGATCTACAAAGGTGGTCCTATTTGTGGGACCACCTTTTATCTTCGGGATTCTTGTGCTGCCGAAATAATCCCTCCGTCACCAAGCGCAATAAAAATGGCCAGTGGTTACCGGAATCCATCGCACTAGATTGAGGGTACGGAAAGGATTGAGGGAAACGAGGCGATTGGAGGGTGGGGTAAAAGCACTAGGAACAGCAAAAGCCCCGCCCTCAGAGAAGAGAGCGGGGCTTTTGGATAAAACTCCCGGCGGCGACCTACTTTCCCACACAGCTACCCGTGCAGTATCATCGGCCCAGAGGGGCTTAACTTCCGTGTTCGGGATGGGAACGGGTGTGACCCCCTCGGCATAGCCACCGAGAAACCTTGTAAATGTATCTTTCCAATCACATGAGCGAGATGTTTAACGGGGTAAATATGGGGGGTGGGGTTACCACCCCCGTCAAATAGTTCGGGAAATAATTATGATCAAGCCTCACGGCCGATTAGTACCGGTCAGCTGAGCGCATTGCTGCGCTTACACACCCGGCCTATCAACGTTGTGGTCTACAACGGGCCTTCAGGGGATTGCTCCCAGGGATACCTAATCTTGAAGGAGGCTTCCCGCTTAGATGCTTTCAGCGGTTATCCTTTCCGTACATAGCTACCCAGCGACTGCTCCTGGCGGAACAACTGGAACACTAGAGGTACGTCCATCCCGGTCCTCTCGTACTAAGGACAGCTCTTCTCAAGTATCCTGCGCCCACGGCAGATAGGGACCAAACTGTCTCACGACGTTTTAAACCCAGCTCGCGTACCGCTTTAATTGGCGAACAGCCAAACCCTTGGGACCTACTTCAGCCCCAGGATGCGATGAGCCGACATCGAGGTGCCAAACCTCCCCGTCGATGTGAACTCTTGGGGGAGATCAGCCTGTTATCCCCGGAGTACCTTTTATCCGTTGAGCGACGGCCCTTCCATACAGAACCGCCGGATCACTATGACCTACTTTCGTACCTGCTCGACTTGTCTGTCTCGCAGTCAAGCTCCCTTATGCCTTTGCACTCTACGGCTGGTTTCCAATCAGCCTGAGGGAACCTTCGTGCGCCTCCGTTACACTTTGGGAGGCGACCGCCCCAGTCAAACTACCCACCAGACAGTGTCCCCGACCCGGATGACGGACCTAGGTTAGACACCCAAAACAACCAGGGTGGTATTTCAAGGTTGACTCCACCGAGACTGGCGTCCCAGCTTCATAGTCTCCCACCTATCCTACACAAGCTATTCCGAATGTCACTGTCAAGCTGTAGTAAAGGTTCACGGGGTCTTTCCGTCTTGCCGCGGGTACTCGGCATCTTCACCGAGAATTCAATTTCGCTGGGCCACTGGTTGAGACAGCGCGGAAATCGTTACGCCATTCGTGCAGGTCGGAACTTACCCGACAAGGAATTTCGCTACCTTAGGACCGTTATAGTTACGGCCGCCGTTTACCGGGGCTTCGGTTCAAAGCTTCGCTTGCGCTAACAAATCCCCTTAACCTTCCGGCACCGGGCAGGCGTCAGACCCTATACATCGTCTTGCGACTTAGCAGAGTCCTGTGTTTTTAGTAAACAGTCGCTACCGCCATTTCTCTGCGACCCTCTTCGGCTTCACGTGCGAATCGCTACACCTAGTGAGGGCACACCTTCTCCCGAAGTTACGGTGTCAATTTGCCGAGTTCCTTAACCAGTGTTCTCTCAAGCACCTTAGGACATTTATCCTCACCCACCTGAGTCGGTTTACGGTACGGTCACCTGCCGTCTGAAGCTTAGAGGCTTTTCTTGGAAGCATGGGATCAACGACTTTGCGGGGATACCCCCTCGTCATAACGCCTCAGCGTTGAATGGAGAAAGGGATTTGCCTCTCTCTCCCGCCTACACGCTTAAACCGGGACGTCCAGCACCCGGCTCGCCTACCCTTCTCCGTCCCCCCATCGCAACGACAAGTGGTACAGGAATATTAACCTGTTTCCCATCAACTACGCCTTTCGGCCTCGCCTTAGGGACCGACTAACCCTCAGCAGATTACCTTTACTGAGGAACCCTTGGGTTTTCGGTGTGCGGGTTTCTCACCCGCATTTTCGCTACTCATGTCAGCATAATCTCTTGTGATACCTCCAGCCGTCCTCGCGGTCGACCTTCGCAGGCTTACACAATGCTCCCCTACCACTCGCATCTTAAGATGCGAATCCGCAGCTTCGGTACCATGCTTGAGCCCCGTTACATTTTCCGCGCAGACCCACTCGACCAGTGAGCTATTACGCTTTCTTTAAAGGGTGGCTGCTTCTAAGCCAACCTCCTGGTTGTCTGGGCATTTCCACATCGTTTTCCACTTAGCATGGATTTTGGGACCTTAGCCGACGGTCTGGGCTCTTTCCCTTTTGACTACGGATCTTATCACCCGCAGTCTGACTCCCGTGATAACAGTTAGTGGTATTCGGAGTTTGATTGGGTTTGGTAATCTGGTAGGACCCCTAGCCCATTCAGTGCTCTACCCCCACTACTTACTTCACGAGGCTATACCTAAATATATTTCGGGGAGAACCAGCTATCTCCGAGTTTGATTAGCCTTTCACTCCTATCCACACCTCATCCCCTGGCTTTTCAACGCCAGTGGGTTCGGGCCTCCACGAAGTGTTACCTTCCTTTCACCCTGGACATGGATAGATCACCCGGTTTCGGGTCTACTCCCGGCAACTCATGCGCCCTATTCAGACTCGCTTTCGCTGCGGCTCCACTCTATGAGCTTAACCTCGCTGCCGAGAGTAACTCGCTGACTCATTATGCAAAAGGCACGCGGTCACCCCTGATATACATGGGGCTCCCACTGCTTGTAGGCATACGGTTTCAGGTTCTATTTCACCCTCCTCATTGGAGTACTTTTCACCTTTCCCTCACGGTACTAGTGCACTATCGGTCAGAGAGTAGTATTTAGCCTTGGGAGATGGTCCTCCCGGATTCCCACGAGATTTCACGTGTCTCGCGGTACTCGGGGACACCCTAGGGTGAATCAAGGTTTCGCATACGGGGCTATCACCCGCTATGGCCGGACTTTCCAGACCGTTCTGCTACCCATCATCAATCCCACGTCGGGGCCCCACAACCCCGGCAACACCGTAGTATCACCGGTTTGGGCTGTTCCGCTTTCGCTCGCCGCTACTGACGGAATCACTATTGTTTTCTTTTCCTGGGGGTACTTAGATGTTTCAGTTCCCCCCGTTCGCTTCATGCACCTATGGATTCAGTGCACGATGACAGAGCATGACCTCTGCCGGGTTTCCCCATTCGGAAATCTCCGGATCAAAGCCTGTTTAGCGGCTCCCCGAAGCTTATCGCAGCTTACCACGTCCTTCATCGCCTCTCTCTGCCTAGGCATCCACCGTACGCCCTTAGTAGCTTGATCACAATGTATTCCCGAAATTGAATACGTCTTGCTACCCTGCGTACTTACCTCTAAAAGGTAAATACCTTTACTTACATCTCGCTATGTAATTGTCAAAGAACGGTATCAACACGAAGACTCTAGCCTTCGGGTTAAACTATTGGTGGAGGTGAACGGGATCGAACCGATGACCTCCTGCGTGCAAGGCAGGCGCTCTCCCAGCTGAGCTACACCCCCGATAGTATGGTGGGCCTGGCTGGACTCGAACCAGCGACCTCACGATTATCAGTCGTGTGCTCTAGCCAACTGAGCTACAAGCCCATGGTCATCGATAACCACGATCCACGTTTGATTCTTTCAGAGAACAAAAGACCAGGACGAAACGCCTTGGTCTTTCAAAACTAAATAGCAGACACGTAAAGCCGAGATTGACCTAGGTATGACTGAGAGCTCAGAGCTCTAGTCTCCTTAGAAAGGAGGTGATCCAGCCGCAGGTTCCCCTACGGCTACCTTGTTACGACTTCACCCCAGTCACCGACCATTCCTTAGGGCGCTGCTTCCCTTGCGGG contains the following coding sequences:
- the cysN gene encoding sulfate adenylyltransferase subunit CysN, with product MAHQSELIEKDILAYLKSQEEKSLLRFITCGSVDDGKSTLIGRLLWDSKMIFEDQLAALEADSKKVGTQGGAIDYALLLDGLQAEREQGITIDVAYRFFSTDRRKFIVADTPGHEQYTRNMVTGASTAQVAVILVDARKGLLTQTRRHSYLVSLVGIRHIVLAVNKMDLIDFDEQRFATVVGDYQEFAAPLGFASITAIPISALNGDNVIEPSNSTPWYQGPTLMSYLETVQVAEERATEPFRFPVQWVNRPHLDFRGFCGTIAAGTVRPGDEVRVAASGLTSRVARIVTMGGDLPEAVAGQAVTLTLSDEIDISRGDMLTATDMPPRLSRHPEAHMVWLHDTPLVPGQIYLVKTASAVTPGRVTRVQYAVDVNTLEQRQVPTLALNGIGVVRLELDRAVAFDPYRQNRETGSFILIDRFSNATVAAGMVIAAAPLESPDTQPAETSTNEGSCLSKRFILQDSTVIGADMGVADLTREWGPIELEVSASFIDHLAKGNRVLFRLRDVGQLEPVARMAYDHNLVFEFGRDQDRVNVILFKSWPEPCPKDFDERGGL
- a CDS encoding DASS family sodium-coupled anion symporter, with the translated sequence MERELFDKPLKIDTRPLWLILIDRSARYQVFAGLIIACAILFRLTPPEGLSAAGYHALIVFGATIFLWISGLLPIAVTALFSMALLPLLGIMEAKKTYALFGNEAVFFIIGAFILAAAMTGTGLSARLARAMLARFGKTPRSLALTVFLLSAILSFCMSEHAVAAMMFPVVEEIGTSLGLERGRSRYAKLLFMSMAWGCIIGGIATFLGGARAPLAVGMLRETSGLDYTFFEWTVAAIMIVAPLLVIGFLLLLLFFPPDIAGVDEGLRFLNRKRLETGKMGYGEMTVAAVMVVTIACWMALGKELGLANIAILAMVALFVFRVVSWQTIEEYVNWGIILMYGGSIALATALEKTGAALWIVERGLGAFSPSPLMVIAVISLVSILLTECISHAAVVAILMPIGMSLAKSLGMDLKVMTLAIALPAGLAYCLPMGTPATAIAYASGYLRSKDIIIPGALVMAISWLLFMAAAIFIWPLIGLNI
- the cysD gene encoding sulfate adenylyltransferase subunit CysD produces the protein MRTTLTHLQQLEAESIHIIREVVAEFANPVMLYSIGKDSAVMLHLARKAFYPAPPPFPLLHVDTTWKFRDMIQFRDRMAAECGFDLIVHVNKEGVEQGISPFTHGSALYTDIMKTEGLKQALDKYRFDAAFGGARRDEEKSRAKERIFSFRSANHRWDPKNQRPELWNLYNTRIKQGESIRVFPLSNWTELDVWQYIHLENIPIVPLYYAAVRPVVERDGMLIMVDDERLELKPGETVQHKSVRFRTLGCYPLTGAVESTADTLPKIIQEMLLTRTSERQGRLIDHDQAGSMEKKKQEGYF
- the rpoH gene encoding RNA polymerase sigma factor RpoH, coding for MTMNLPVVADSFTLYLAEIRKFPVLTPEEEHLYAVKFYEEKDLEAAHRLITANLRFVVKVAAEYKSYGMKMLDLIQEGNIGLMMAVRKFDPHKGIRLISYAVWWIRAYIQNYIISAWSLLKIGTTQAQKKLFFKLNQAKNAIRRLTGGDDTEATALSLHVKESEVIEMDQRMRGDYSLDAELVDGEGLTMLDTLVDERQNQEEALAEQQEASRLHGQVTQALERLNEKERYVVENRVTADEPLTLQEIADHFAISRERVRQIEEGALKKIKAYLTPITV
- a CDS encoding phosphoadenylyl-sulfate reductase, translated to MTATIQKTIPQLPQDATPQDILRAGVSATEGSVKLACSFSVEDVIIIDMAKELGCPIGIFALDTGRLHEETYEVADAITERYRIPIDWYFPRHETVEKLERDKGLFSFRESLDNRHECCHIRKVEPLGRALKGLAGWITGLRREQSVTRTGLAPIESDEANGGILKINPLLEWSEEQVWEYAEKRRVPVNRLHKQGYPSIGCAPCTRPVAPGEHPRAGRWWWENPEHKECGLHRH
- a CDS encoding HesA/MoeB/ThiF family protein; the encoded protein is MLTAEQSERYARHLILENVGEVGQERLLAGRVMVIGAGGLGSPVALYLAAAGVGTIGIADSDRVELSNLQRQIAHHTADLGRPKVVSAREKMAAMNPDVTVIPFETRVEASNIAEIIADFDFVIDATDNFAAKFLINDACVAAGKPFSHGGILRFNGQTMTVLPGESPCYRCIFPEPPESDEVATACSRAGVIGVLPGVIGTIQATEAIKYLMGIGELLTGRLLTYSALALKFREVPIKKKLTCPACG